ATGGGCCGGGTCCACAGCTTGCAGAGCCGATGCCGTTGTGTCGGTAGTCAAGATTAAGTGTAATCTCATCTCGCGGAACAAGCTCATATGTATGTCGTGCATTATCAATATCTGCCGTAGTGAAATAGTGTGCGCTGAAGTCAAGTGTTGGATCACCAATTGCTGTGAGTCCCTCGCTGCGTGTGTTTGTTAGAGTTACCCAGCTCACATCCGTGCGGCTGCCGTTTTCCTGAGGGAAAACATAGGGCGTATAGAGATCGTCTACACTCATCGAGTGCAGCCCGAAACGTCCGGCCTGTTTCGTGTCAACATAGCATTCGCCCGGTCCACGTCCGAACCAAGTGACCTGGTCCATATCGCTCGGAATGGTCATCTGCAAACCAATCTTCGGCAGAGTATCCGGCCAGTCGCCTATCGGCTTGCCGTGTATGTCTATGATAATCTCACCGTCGCCGTTGATGGTATACGTATACTCACATTCAAACGCGCGGTCATATACAGGCGGTGCAATTCGCACCCCGGCATGAATCCTGACAATACCCGGCTCCGGCTGACTGATCTCAACTGACTTGACCCGATGCTGGAGCAGGTGCAAACCAGCATTATGCCAGGAATCGACCCAAATCTTGTCGTTATCTATCGGCGCTCTCCAGAAGTTGAGCCTGGGTCCCGAATTGAGAAGCTTTTTGCCATTATGCCGCCAGTCACTGATTATTGCATGGATTCGGTCGAATGTTATTTCAAAGTCGCTTCCAGTGACTTTGATGAGAGTATCACTCTCATGTAGACCCAGCGTTGCCGTCGAGGAGATGGTCCGGGATTTAAATCCCCTTTTAGCGCTGACAGGCAGTCTAAATTGTGCCCATGCCACTTCGTGCCCGCACTCAGCCCATATTTCATCATATGCCAGCGCAAATGACATAGTCAGGCAACACTCACCTGACTTTGGCGTATCATAATTAAGTGCGATATCTGCGGACTCATGAGGCTCAACGTGCGGAATTTCGGCTTTACCATTTTGAACTGGTCTACCGTCACATTCGACTGACCATGTCAGCGCCAGATGGTCCAGTGAGCTGAAGTCATAGAGGTTTGTGATCCTGAATCGGCCCGATTCTGGGTCGACCGGATCGACTCTCACAGGTTCGATTACCTTCTTATATTCGATCAGGCCGGGAGAGGGTCTCCTGTCGGGAAAGACAAGTCCATCGCAGACGAAGTTGCCGTCGTTCGGCTGGTCGCCAAAGTCTCCGCCATAGGCAAAATACTCGATGCCATCATCAGTGTGCCGCCTGATCCCATGGTCGCACCACTCCCAGATAAAACCGCCCATCAGTCGCGGATATGCATAAAAAGCATCCCAATACTCTTTGAGACCGCCGGGACCGTTTCCCATCGCGTGGGCATATTCGCACTGTATAAATGGCATTGCCTTATAATCGTGATGCGCACCCTCGATCTCATACTCACCCTTACCTATCTTTATCACATCATCCAGATGAGCATACATCCGGCTGTATACATCAGCCAATTCGAGCTTGTAATCGCCTTCATAATGGATTGGTCGGGCAGGGTCGAGTTCTCGGGCTTTTGAGGCCATAGCCTTATGATTGCAGCCCAGGTTCGACTCATTTCCCAGCGACCACATGATTACCGACGGATGGTTTTTGTCGCGCTCGATCATTCGCACCATTCGATCTACGCATGCGCTTTTCCATTCCGGGTTATCCGCCACATTGCCGCGCCATTCGGGCATATAGACGAACCCATGCGTCTCTAGGTCGCACTCGTCAATCAGATAGATGCCGTAATAGTCGCACAGATCATACCAGCGCGGGTCGTCCGGGTAGTGCGAGGTGCGCACAGCGTTGATATTATGCCTTCTCATCAGCAGAATGTCTTCGATCATAGCCTCGATGGGCACCGCCCGACCACGGTCTGTGTGAAACTCATGGCGGTTTACGCCTTTGATCTTGATCGGCGCACCATTAATGCAGAAGATACCACTCTTGATCTCCACCTGCCTGAATCCAACATTCACCGGAGTCACTTCGACCACATTCCCGCTGCTGTCTTTGAGAGTGACGAGCAGAGTATACAGATATGGCGTCTCCGCGGACCACTTACTGGGTTTGGTGACAGACATATCGGAGTGTATGCGCGTATTTCCATTCTTGCCGACACTAAGGCGCTCCGAGCAGGCGGCAACCTCTCTGTTCGTGTCGTCGAGCAAAGTCGCATCAAGACTAAAACCGCCAGCTGACTCATTGGAATAATTTTTGACATCGCAAGTCAGACTCAGTATGGCATCGCGATAGTCATTATCGAATGTGGTGCGCACGGATATGTCCCAAATATGCGTTTTTGGAACGGCTGTGAGATACACATCGCGAAATATACCGCTCAGCCACCACATGTCCTGGTCTTCGCAATAGCTGCCGTCGGACCACTGGACTACCCGAACAGCTATAGTGTTTTTGCCTGTGCGGACATGCTCGGTGATATCGAACTCGGCCGGAATTCTGCTTCCTTTGCTGAACCCGACCTCGACTCCGTTCACCCAAACGTAAAAAGCCGAGTCGACTCCCTCGAACCACAGAAATATCTCCATGTCTGACCACTCATGGGGTATATCAAAATTGCGCAGGCATGAGCCGGTGGGGTTATCAGTCGGAACATGCGGCGGGTCGACCGGGAACGGATACATAACATTCGTATAATGCGGATGACCATAGCCCTGCATCTGCCAATTACCAGGCACACTGATCTCATCCCATGAGGCTGCGTCGAAGCCCTCGGCAAAGAAGTCAGCGGGTGCGGACTGCGGGTTATGGGAATAATTGAACTTCCATTTGTCGTTCAAGAGCACGAACCATGGTGACTTTTCGCGGTCACCGGCGGCTGCACTGGTCCTGTCGGGGTAGGGGAATATATTAGCTCTTGCGGGCAATCGGCTGCGATGAATGAGTTCAGGGTTTTCCCAGTCGTTTTTCAAGATGTCCTCAATAAGTCCGGTCGGCGGTCGTCAGTCTTCAGTTTTTTCGGAGGAACATTCTCACGAAACGCACCTCCATATAGCAAAATGTATCGGGACAAGGATGTCTCGATACAACAAAACAACAATAATCAATATTAAATACAAAATACCAAATTAAAAATTAATGGTGGTTCCGGGGCCTGGAGTCGAACCAAGACTCACGGCTCCAAAGGCCGTTGTTCTGCCATTGAACTACCCCGGATCACCGGCTTTATTATAATGGCTATTTACCCTATAGTCAAACTTACCACTTAGGCATTTGCAAAAGCATGTCATATAATCAGAGAGTTGAGATGGGGGCTTTGCCCCCAATCTTCCAACCAAGGGCGCTGCCCTTGGATCCCGCCAGGAGCCAAGTGGCCCCTGGACCCCCATAGCGAAGTTGGATACCCCCTGCAGGGGGTATCCAACTTCGGGTCAGAAGGTCAAGGAAACCGGGTTTCCTTGCAGAGTCCAGAGACAGAGTCTCTGGTCAGGAGTTTGAGGGTGAAACCCTCAATACAAATTCTGTAGATTTGACATACACTCGTATTGGTCTTGCAAAAGGCAGTGGCGTCTGATATACTGTATTAGAACTGGTTGGCGACGTTGTAAGAGTGGGAGTTTCGCCCACTCTTTTGCGTTTGCCAAGGTATCAGGAGAAAAAACAGCTAATGAATGCAGATTTCCTGGATGCTCTCCGACAAATCGAAAGAGAGAAAGAGATACCTCTCGAGGTATTGCTTTCAGCTATAGAATCCGCGCTCGAGACCGCGTATAAGAAGAATTACGCGACCACGGGTGATATACGTGTGCGCGTCAGCTCGTCAAAGGGCGGTTTTCACGTCTACTGCGAAAAAGACGTGGTCGAGAACGTCGTAAACGAACACACCGATATCACTCTCGATGAAGCGCGTCAATATGACCCGGATGTAAAAATCGGGGAATCGATCGAGATCGAGGTCACACCGGAGAACTTCGGCAGGATAGCTGCACAGACTGCGAAGCAGGTTGTGGTCCAGAGGATCCGTGAAGCCGAGCGTGAGAGAGTATATGAGGAGTTCGGCGACAGGGTCGGCGAGGTGCTCACATGCACTGTCAGCCGCCGCGAGCAGAGGAATGTGTTCGTCAATCTGGGCAAGATCGAAGCATTGCTGCCGCCTGCCGAACAGGTCTCCAATGAGCCATACAGGTTTAATGACAGGCTGAAGGTATATGTGCTGGAGGTCAGACGCACACCCAAGGGTCCACAGGTCGTTGTGTCGCGGACACACCCCAGCCTGATAAGGCGGCTCTTTGAGTTTGAAGTGCCTGAGATATCCGAGGGGATCGTCGAGATCAAGTCGGTCGCGCGTGAGCCTGGCGCTCGAACTAAAGTCGCAGTCAGTTCCAATGACGAAAAGGTCGATGCTATGGGCGCATGTGTAGGTCACAGAGGTGCCCGAGTGCAGTCGATCGTCAACGAACTGTATGGTGAAAAGATTGATATCGTTCGTTGGAACGAGAATATTGAGAAATTTATCGGCGAGGCGCTCTCTCCGGCCAAGTCGATTTCTGTGAAGTGTGATGAGGAGAGCAAGACTGCTCTGGTCATAATGCCGGACAGCCAGCTTTCACTTGCGATAGGCAAGTCCGGCCAGAATGTTCGGCTTGCAGCCAGGCTCACCGGTTGGCGGATAGATATTCGCAGTGAGTCTCAACTGGCCAAGGCTGAGCTTACGGGCGAGGGACTGGAAGATGAGTCGGCAGTGGTTGCCGAGCCTGATTTGCAAGAGCAGGTGGATGAGCCTGAGGGAGTTGCCGAAGAATAAATGGCAAGTCATGAGCGCAAGGTTCCGATCAGGACTTGTGTGTCTTGCCGCGAATCTTCCGAAAAGAAGCGGCTCATAAGGATTGTTCGCACCTCTGCAGGCGACGTTGTAATTGATCCAAGCGGCAAGATGCCGGGCAGGGGAGCATATTTGTGCGGGGCAGTCGAGTGCACAAGGTCGGCCATTAAGGCAAATAAACTTGCTAGAGCGCTCAGGTGTGAGATTCCTGAGCGCTTAAAGGAAGAACTAAGCAATTTACGCTAAGTGAATTGCACTTCTCAGCATAGAATCCGTATATGTTATAGTGCAATCTCTAATACAAGTTTTGGGCGTAATTTACTTAGACAAACTGGTGGAAGAAGAGCAATGACGGGAAATATCGTGATGATGGGGATATGGTCTATGGAAGCTGAATAACACTGACATTTCGTGTTCTTTAGTCATTAATCCACTCTTATCCTCGCGGCTTCCCCTCTCGTTGCCATATTATCATTCTTCTTATTTCTTACATCTAATAACACTAAATCGGAGGTGGACAAAATATGAGCGAGATCAAAGTGCATCAACTCGCAAAGGACCTGGGGATCAACAATAGCGACCTGCTCGCCGTCCTGAAGGATTTGGGCGTAGAGGCCGCAAGTGGGTCTGCGGTCCTCGACGCCTCCACAGCCCAGACTGTTAAGGAGATGATATCCCAGGATAAGGGTGTCATTGCTCAGGCCAAAACGGTTGAAATACCTCAGTCGCTCTCCGTCAGAGAATTGGCGGATGCGCTTTCAGTAAATGCAGCCGATGTTCAAAAACGGCTTGTCGAGATGGGCATTCTTGCGAGTGTGAACCAGCAGATCGGCGCGGATGTGGCAGGCAAGGTGGCGGAGAAGTGGGGATACTCGGTCAAGGTCGTCGCTAAAAAGGAAGCCCGTGAGCAGAAACCGGCTAAACTGGCACCTCAGCCCAAGTCAAAGCATGCAAGCAAGATGCTGCCGAGGCCGCCTGTAATCACGGTTATGGGGCATGTTGACCATGGCAAGACCACTCTGCTCGATGCGATACGCCGCACAAACGTCACGGAGCAGGAGTTCGGCGGGATCACGCAGCATATCGGCGCATATCAGGTTGATTGGAAAGGAAAGAAGATCACTTTCCTGGATACTCCGGGTCATGCAGCGTTTACAGCAATGAGGGCCAGGGGCGCAAGCGTGACGGATATAGCCGTATTGGTTGTTGCGGCAGATGATGCTGTTATGCCTCAGACGGTTGAAGCGATCGACCATGCCAAGGCGGCCAATGTGCCGATAATCGTGGCCATAAATAAGATAGACAAGCCTGAAGCTAATATTGAGCGCACCATGCAGCAGCTTATGGAGCACGAACTGATGCCCGAGGAATGGGGCGGCGACACAATTGTCGTGAAGACAGCCGCCAAGCAGGGTCAGGGTATCGATGAACTGCTTGAGATGATACTGCTTGTCGCGGAGATGGGGGATCTTCAGGCGGAGGTATCTGCAAGCAAGGTGCAGGGCAGCGTGATCGAGGCTCAGGTCGATCCGCATAGAGGACCTGTCGCCACTGTCCTTATCCAGCGCGGCACACTCAAAATTGGAGCTTCGGTGGTTGCGGGTGAGGCATATGGCAAGATCAAAGCCATGTTCGATGACAAAGGCGAGCGCATCACAAAGGCGACCCCTTCCACTCCTGTTGAGATTCTGGGTCTATCGACTGCTCCTCAGGCCGGTGACAAGCTTGAGTCCGCCAAGGACGACAAAGAAGCCCGGTCCATTGCGGAAAAACGTGTTGCGGAAGCACGTCAGGAGCGTATTACTGCTACCAGCAAAATCACACTCGAAGACCTCTATAAACATATTCAAGAGGGCATGGTAAAGAAGCTCGGTGTTGTCCTGAAGGCCGACGTGCAGGGCTCCGAAGAAGCTGTCAGGCAGTCACTGCTCAAAATTGAGCATGAAGAAGTCCGCGTTGAGATAATCCACTCCAGCGTTGGAAACATAAATGAGTCCGACATACTGCTGGCGACGGCGTCAAATGCAATCGTAATAGGTTTCAATGTTAAGGTATTGCCCGATGCGGCAAGAATGGCTGAGGCGGAGCATGTCGAGATCAGGACATACAACGTCATCTATGAGCTTACCAAGGATGTAAGAGGCGCTATGGCTGGTTTGCTTGAGCCGGTCTTTGAAGAGGTCAAATTGGGTGAGGCCGAAGTCAGAGCCACATTCCGCATACCCAACCAGGGTCTTGTTGCAGGCTGTTATGTGACAGACGGGCGTGTGGTGCGAAACGAAGGCGTCAGAGTCCGTCGGGACAATGAAGTGGTATATGAGGGCAAACTCGACTCACTGCGCCACATCAAAGATGAAGTCAAAGAGATGGCTCAGGGTTATGAGTGCGGTATCAGGACCGATGGCTTCAATGACTATCAGGTAGGCGATATCATAGAGGCATTTACAAAGAAACAGATCGCGCGCGCCATTTAGTGATTGATTTTTTATATTTGATATTTTGCCCGGCGTCCGATGGGCATGCCGGGCATTTTGAATTTGGTGAGTGATATGGTTATAGGGATTCTCACTGTTGACCTGTCCGTTCCCGGCAGCGACACGCTCAAGGACAAACGCCAGGTCATCAAGAGCCTGCTGGACACGATCCGCAATAAATTTAACATATCTGCCGCCGAAGTTGGCCATCTCGATTCGCACAGGCGTGCCGAGCTCGCATTTGCATGCGTGAGCAATGAGCAGCAGTTGGTCAACAGCATGCTCAACAAGATCATGGACCTGATCGAGTCCAACCCACTGTGCGAAGTGGTCGAATCCGATTTACAGTTCGTATAAAATCCGGTCTCGAAAGGAGGCCATATATAATGACTACACGCCAGGAAAAAATACAAGGTCTTCTCAAAGAGGAGATAAGTGATATACTCCGCCGTGAGTTCAAAGACCCCCGTTTAGGGTTTGTGACAGTTACCGACGCCGAGATCACGCCTGATTTGCGGCACGCGCGGGTGTTCGTCAGCGTATTAGGAACAGATGAGGAACGCAGCGCGAATATGGCAATATTAAAAAAGGGCGAGCACTTTGTGCGCCAGGCATTGGGCAAACGTATTCACATGAAGACTCTGCCCGAAATCGAGTTTAAGCTCGACACATCCGTTGACAAGGGCATCAGGATATTCGAGCTTTTGGAAGAAATCAAGCATGATAGCGAAGAACACTCTTAGAGACGCTTGGACGCGCCTTACAAAAGGCACCTCTTTCGTTCTTGCATGCCACCAGCGTCCCGACGGCGATACACTCGGCAGTGCGCTCGCTCTGGCGCATATTCTCCGGCGGATCGGTAAGGACGTAGTCGTCCTTTCCGAGGACGGTGTGCCGGACAATTACCAATTCATTCCCGAGTCAGACAGTGTGCTTACCCAGACAGACAGGCGCGACTTCGACATAGGCGTGCTCGTAGACAGTGAGGGTCTCAAGCGCATTGGGACGGCTAGCGAGGCCATCTCCAGCGCAAAGCAGACTGCCTGCATCGACCATCATGTTCCAAACGGCGAGTTCGGCGATATACGTGTGGTCGACAGAAGCCTCAGCTCGACTGCAGAAGTTATGGCTGAATTTTTCGACGCAAATGATGTCGAGATCGACAAGACGGCTGCCACACAACTCCTTACCGGCCTGATAGCTGACACAGGCGCATTCAGGTTCGCAAACACGACAGCCAGGACGTTCGAGATAGCGGCGCACCTGCAGTCACTCGGCGCACAGCCCTCTGTCATTGCGCGTGAAGTGTATGAAAGCAGACCGTTGAGATCGGCAAAACTTTTGGGCAGGGCGCTGACATCACTTGAGACCGATGAGTCCGGGCAGGTGGTCTGGGCGTCAATCACCCGCAAAGACCTAGACGACCTCGGAGCAACCGATGCCGACACTGACTCCATAGTAAACCATGTCACGGCCGTCAAGGGTCCGAAAGTAGCCATTCTTTTCCGCGAGACGAAACCGAATTCGATCAGGATAAGCCTGCGCTCGCGTGACGGTGTTGATGTGAACCGGATAGCAAAGGTATTCGACGGCGGCGGGCATGTTGCGGCGGCGGGCTGCCATTATGATGGCTCGCTCGAAGATGCAAAAAAAGCGATTGTGGCTGAGGTCTTGAAATGGACGGGGTCGTAAACATCCGCAAGACGAGCGGCCCGACTTCCCACGATGTTGTTTATGACATCCGGCGTATTTTCGGCCAGAAAAGGGTGGGGCACGCAGGAACTCTCGACCCTATGGCGACGGGTGTGCTTGTAGTCTGCCTCGGCAAGGCCACGCGATTTGTCGAATACCTCATGGGCACGACCAAAGAGTATATCGCAGAAATGGTTCTCGGTCAGTCCACGGATTCTGAAGACTCCACAGGCACCATAATATCAGAGACTGACGCATCTTCCGTGACCCGTGAAGCGTTGGAAAGTGCAATCAAGTCATTTGTCGGTGAGATCACACAAATTCCTCCGATGGTCTCTGCTGTCAAACATGAAGGCCAAAGATTATACAAACTTGCACGCCAGGGCAAAAGCGTCGAGCGTAAGGGACGCCAGGTAACCATCCATTCAATCGATCTGCTGGACTTCACTGCAGGTAAACTCGCGCAGGCTCGGATACGTGTAAAGTGCTCCAGCGGGACATACATCCGCACGCTCTGCTCCGATATTGGTGACACGCTAGGCTGCGGTGCGCATATGTCGGCGCTTGAGAGGACCAGGGTCGGCAGTTTTACTATCGAGAACGCAGTGACAATTGACCAGCTTTATACAGCTAAAGACGAAGGTCGCTTGGACAGTTTGGTCACTGATATCAACACGGCTCTTTGTGAGATGCCGTCTGTTACATTATCTGATCAAGGTGCGGATGACATCAGATATGGCCGGCCGGCTGTCATTGGCGATGAACATGAGACCGGCAAAACCGTGCGCGCTCTATCTTTCGACGGCGAGTTGTTGGCAATAGGTGAAGTGGTGGATTTGGACGGAAGCAGGGTCCTCAAGCCCAAGAAAGTGTTGTGTGTGATGGATATGGACTAAGAAATGATGAAGATAGAAAGAATGCGCATACCAGCGGGAGGATACTATATTCCTGCTATTTTTATTATACCCAAAGATCCGTCGGCAAGTGTGGTGCTTGCTCACGGTTATGGCGGCTGCAAGGAAGAAGTGTTGGGGATTGCATGGAGGATTGCCGAGGCGGGTCTGAGAGTCTGCTCAATAGACTTGAGCGGGCATGGCGAGAACCCGAGTGACTTTGGTGTCGGAATCCTTGACGACATGGAAGCTGCAATCGCATACTGCCGCTCTTTTGGCAAAGTGGCTGCAGTGGGACATTCGCTTGGCGGCAGACTGGCGCTCATAAGCTCGGCGGATTATGCGATAGGTATCTCACCGGCAGCAGCGGACTGTTTCAGGGACCAGACATACAAAGTGCTCAAAGCCACACGCAGTTATCGTGTGTGCAACGGCTCCATGAGCGTGCTCAGGAGTGTTCTGAAAGATATTCCTACATGGAAACCGGACAATGCCGGGAATACACTGGTGTTGTTCGGGTCGAGAGATTTGCCTGAAATTTCTGCATTTTGCCGAGTTCTAAATTCACCTAAAATAGAGATAGAAAATGCCC
This genomic window from bacterium contains:
- a CDS encoding DUF4981 domain-containing protein produces the protein MKNDWENPELIHRSRLPARANIFPYPDRTSAAAGDREKSPWFVLLNDKWKFNYSHNPQSAPADFFAEGFDAASWDEISVPGNWQMQGYGHPHYTNVMYPFPVDPPHVPTDNPTGSCLRNFDIPHEWSDMEIFLWFEGVDSAFYVWVNGVEVGFSKGSRIPAEFDITEHVRTGKNTIAVRVVQWSDGSYCEDQDMWWLSGIFRDVYLTAVPKTHIWDISVRTTFDNDYRDAILSLTCDVKNYSNESAGGFSLDATLLDDTNREVAACSERLSVGKNGNTRIHSDMSVTKPSKWSAETPYLYTLLVTLKDSSGNVVEVTPVNVGFRQVEIKSGIFCINGAPIKIKGVNRHEFHTDRGRAVPIEAMIEDILLMRRHNINAVRTSHYPDDPRWYDLCDYYGIYLIDECDLETHGFVYMPEWRGNVADNPEWKSACVDRMVRMIERDKNHPSVIMWSLGNESNLGCNHKAMASKARELDPARPIHYEGDYKLELADVYSRMYAHLDDVIKIGKGEYEIEGAHHDYKAMPFIQCEYAHAMGNGPGGLKEYWDAFYAYPRLMGGFIWEWCDHGIRRHTDDGIEYFAYGGDFGDQPNDGNFVCDGLVFPDRRPSPGLIEYKKVIEPVRVDPVDPESGRFRITNLYDFSSLDHLALTWSVECDGRPVQNGKAEIPHVEPHESADIALNYDTPKSGECCLTMSFALAYDEIWAECGHEVAWAQFRLPVSAKRGFKSRTISSTATLGLHESDTLIKVTGSDFEITFDRIHAIISDWRHNGKKLLNSGPRLNFWRAPIDNDKIWVDSWHNAGLHLLQHRVKSVEISQPEPGIVRIHAGVRIAPPVYDRAFECEYTYTINGDGEIIIDIHGKPIGDWPDTLPKIGLQMTIPSDMDQVTWFGRGPGECYVDTKQAGRFGLHSMSVDDLYTPYVFPQENGSRTDVSWVTLTNTRSEGLTAIGDPTLDFSAHYFTTADIDNARHTYELVPRDEITLNLDYRHNGIGSASCGPGPWEQYLLRPCEFSLSIRLIQK
- the nusA gene encoding transcription termination factor NusA, with the translated sequence MNADFLDALRQIEREKEIPLEVLLSAIESALETAYKKNYATTGDIRVRVSSSKGGFHVYCEKDVVENVVNEHTDITLDEARQYDPDVKIGESIEIEVTPENFGRIAAQTAKQVVVQRIREAERERVYEEFGDRVGEVLTCTVSRREQRNVFVNLGKIEALLPPAEQVSNEPYRFNDRLKVYVLEVRRTPKGPQVVVSRTHPSLIRRLFEFEVPEISEGIVEIKSVAREPGARTKVAVSSNDEKVDAMGACVGHRGARVQSIVNELYGEKIDIVRWNENIEKFIGEALSPAKSISVKCDEESKTALVIMPDSQLSLAIGKSGQNVRLAARLTGWRIDIRSESQLAKAELTGEGLEDESAVVAEPDLQEQVDEPEGVAEE
- a CDS encoding YlxR family protein, with protein sequence MASHERKVPIRTCVSCRESSEKKRLIRIVRTSAGDVVIDPSGKMPGRGAYLCGAVECTRSAIKANKLARALRCEIPERLKEELSNLR
- the infB gene encoding translation initiation factor IF-2; translation: MSEIKVHQLAKDLGINNSDLLAVLKDLGVEAASGSAVLDASTAQTVKEMISQDKGVIAQAKTVEIPQSLSVRELADALSVNAADVQKRLVEMGILASVNQQIGADVAGKVAEKWGYSVKVVAKKEAREQKPAKLAPQPKSKHASKMLPRPPVITVMGHVDHGKTTLLDAIRRTNVTEQEFGGITQHIGAYQVDWKGKKITFLDTPGHAAFTAMRARGASVTDIAVLVVAADDAVMPQTVEAIDHAKAANVPIIVAINKIDKPEANIERTMQQLMEHELMPEEWGGDTIVVKTAAKQGQGIDELLEMILLVAEMGDLQAEVSASKVQGSVIEAQVDPHRGPVATVLIQRGTLKIGASVVAGEAYGKIKAMFDDKGERITKATPSTPVEILGLSTAPQAGDKLESAKDDKEARSIAEKRVAEARQERITATSKITLEDLYKHIQEGMVKKLGVVLKADVQGSEEAVRQSLLKIEHEEVRVEIIHSSVGNINESDILLATASNAIVIGFNVKVLPDAARMAEAEHVEIRTYNVIYELTKDVRGAMAGLLEPVFEEVKLGEAEVRATFRIPNQGLVAGCYVTDGRVVRNEGVRVRRDNEVVYEGKLDSLRHIKDEVKEMAQGYECGIRTDGFNDYQVGDIIEAFTKKQIARAI
- a CDS encoding DUF503 domain-containing protein, whose translation is MVIGILTVDLSVPGSDTLKDKRQVIKSLLDTIRNKFNISAAEVGHLDSHRRAELAFACVSNEQQLVNSMLNKIMDLIESNPLCEVVESDLQFV
- the rbfA gene encoding 30S ribosome-binding factor RbfA, giving the protein MTTRQEKIQGLLKEEISDILRREFKDPRLGFVTVTDAEITPDLRHARVFVSVLGTDEERSANMAILKKGEHFVRQALGKRIHMKTLPEIEFKLDTSVDKGIRIFELLEEIKHDSEEHS
- a CDS encoding bifunctional oligoribonuclease/PAP phosphatase NrnA; the encoded protein is MIAKNTLRDAWTRLTKGTSFVLACHQRPDGDTLGSALALAHILRRIGKDVVVLSEDGVPDNYQFIPESDSVLTQTDRRDFDIGVLVDSEGLKRIGTASEAISSAKQTACIDHHVPNGEFGDIRVVDRSLSSTAEVMAEFFDANDVEIDKTAATQLLTGLIADTGAFRFANTTARTFEIAAHLQSLGAQPSVIAREVYESRPLRSAKLLGRALTSLETDESGQVVWASITRKDLDDLGATDADTDSIVNHVTAVKGPKVAILFRETKPNSIRISLRSRDGVDVNRIAKVFDGGGHVAAAGCHYDGSLEDAKKAIVAEVLKWTGS
- the truB gene encoding tRNA pseudouridine(55) synthase TruB, with the translated sequence MDGVVNIRKTSGPTSHDVVYDIRRIFGQKRVGHAGTLDPMATGVLVVCLGKATRFVEYLMGTTKEYIAEMVLGQSTDSEDSTGTIISETDASSVTREALESAIKSFVGEITQIPPMVSAVKHEGQRLYKLARQGKSVERKGRQVTIHSIDLLDFTAGKLAQARIRVKCSSGTYIRTLCSDIGDTLGCGAHMSALERTRVGSFTIENAVTIDQLYTAKDEGRLDSLVTDINTALCEMPSVTLSDQGADDIRYGRPAVIGDEHETGKTVRALSFDGELLAIGEVVDLDGSRVLKPKKVLCVMDMD
- a CDS encoding alpha/beta fold hydrolase codes for the protein MMKIERMRIPAGGYYIPAIFIIPKDPSASVVLAHGYGGCKEEVLGIAWRIAEAGLRVCSIDLSGHGENPSDFGVGILDDMEAAIAYCRSFGKVAAVGHSLGGRLALISSADYAIGISPAAADCFRDQTYKVLKATRSYRVCNGSMSVLRSVLKDIPTWKPDNAGNTLVLFGSRDLPEISAFCRVLNSPKIEIENALHSDIFTLETTFRAVAEQLNVWFAK